A single genomic interval of Streptomyces sp. NBC_00663 harbors:
- a CDS encoding response regulator transcription factor, with translation MRVLVVEDEQLLADAVATGLRREAMAVDVVYDGAAALERIGVNDYDVVVLDRDLPLVHGDDVCRKIVELGMPTRVLMLTASGDVSDRVEGLEIGADDYLPKPFAFSELTARVRALGRRTSMPLPPVLERAGIKLDPNRREVFRDGKEVQLAPKEFAVLEVLMRSEGTVVSAEQLLEKAWDENTDPFTNVVRVTVMTLRRKLGEPPVIVTVPGSGYRI, from the coding sequence GTGCGCGTACTCGTCGTCGAGGACGAGCAGCTGCTCGCCGATGCGGTGGCCACCGGACTGCGCCGGGAGGCCATGGCCGTCGACGTCGTGTACGACGGTGCGGCCGCCCTGGAACGCATCGGCGTCAACGACTACGACGTGGTCGTCCTCGACCGTGACCTCCCCCTCGTCCACGGAGACGACGTCTGTCGCAAGATCGTCGAGCTCGGCATGCCCACGCGCGTGCTGATGCTCACCGCGTCCGGCGACGTCAGCGACCGGGTCGAGGGCCTGGAGATCGGCGCCGACGACTATCTGCCCAAGCCGTTCGCGTTCAGTGAGCTCACCGCACGTGTGCGTGCCCTCGGCCGGCGCACCAGCATGCCGCTGCCGCCGGTCCTGGAGCGCGCCGGCATCAAGCTCGACCCGAACCGCCGCGAGGTCTTCCGCGACGGCAAGGAAGTCCAGCTCGCGCCCAAGGAGTTCGCGGTCCTGGAGGTGCTGATGCGCTCCGAGGGCACGGTCGTCTCCGCCGAGCAGCTCCTGGAGAAGGCCTGGGACGAGAACACGGACCCGTTCACGAACGTCGTGCGCGTGACGGTCATGACCCTGCGCCGGAAGTTGGGCGAGCCTCCGGTCATTGTCACCGTGCCCGGTTCCGGCTACCGGATCTGA